A section of the Schistosoma haematobium chromosome ZW, whole genome shotgun sequence genome encodes:
- the SGSM3_1 gene encoding Small G protein signaling modulator 3, variant 3 (EggNog:ENOG410V70N~COG:T) — translation MDFFLMIVLLKIFLYIKIQCKRIDVCTLILAIFLVRDEDNEFFFYSSLSTQITHLCMICVILFCSLQSEEILNLNNSSQIFHSLSNAPGSVTDVNELIKAAYSLDDEHLEPSNISSLRRHYLAQLMVDEGAVLKPDSRPNLPKQYLAKRQFQRPKSLFTTLFASVASNGQPYRRITGMAVPFQYSIGNNDLSPPSSSIHYKPAYVSVSLHEGSVEADDPKLKNVHQTEILVELKQSIQLIVRHFRINDPEQHGDATAHADYSMESHKLDLDSYVQIVQHRRRRAKALIDFERFEVDELEFHKNDILTIINSDDEHCWIGELNGQRGWFPAKFVELLDERGKNYSPAGDDGVDRLIIGLVRGSFCHSLGAVFSHGLKRPRLLGDTGCHPWHFIEEAAAKEVERDFSSVYSRLVLCKTFRLDEEGKVLSPEEVLYRTIHSINMSHDLANAHMDIKFRSLICSGLNEQLLHLWFEILCSSVKVVSKWYHPWSYLRSPGWVQIKCELRYVYRLKTVFIFIE, via the exons ATGGACTTTTTTCTAATGATTGTCTTGTTGAAAATATTCCTCTACATAAAAATACAATGTAAAAGAATAGATGTATGCACTCTTATCCTCGCTATTTTCCTAGTCCGGGATGAAGATAACgaattctttttttattcttcTCTCTCCACACAAATAACACATTTATGTATGATttgtgtaattttattttgttcccTACAGAGCGAAGAAATTTTGAATTTAAACAATTCATCTCAGATATTCCACTCACTTTCTAATGCACCAGGGTCAGTGACTGACGTAAATGAATTAATCAAG GCTGCCTACAGTCTAGATGATGAACATTTGGAACCATCAAATATCAGTAGTCTTAGACGTCATTATTTAGCTCAACTTATGGTTGATGAAGGCGCTGTTCTGAAACCAGATTCTCGTCCTAATTTACCTAAACAA TATCTAGCTAAACGACAATTTCAACGACCCAAATCTTTATTCACTACATTATTTGCATCTGTAGCGTCAAATGGACAACCATATCGTCGAATTACTGGCATGGCTGTACCATTTCAATATTCTATTGGTAATAATGATTTGTCACCGCCGTCATCATCTATACATTATAAGCCTGCATATGTAAGTGTAAGCTTACATGAAGGCAGCGTTGAAGCGGACGACCCAAAATTGAAGAATGTGCACCAAACGGAAATACTTGTAGAATTAAAACAATCAATTCAGTTG atTGTACGTCACTTCCGTATAAATGATCCTGAACAACACGGTGACGCTACCGCACATGCAGATTATTCAATGGAAAGTCACAAATTAGACCTCGATTCTTATGTACAA ATCGTGCAACATCGTAGACGACGTGCCAAAGCATTGATCGATTTTGAACGCTTTGAAGTAGATGAACTGGAATTTCATAAAAATGATATCCTAACCATTATTAACTCAGATGACGAACATTGTTGGATCGGTGAACTAAACGGTCAACGAGGTTGGTTTCCTGCCAAGTTTGTTGAATTGTTAGATGAACGTGGAAAAAATTATTCTCCAGCTGGTGATGATGGTGTAGACAGATTAATTATTGGCCTTGTTCGCGGAAG TTTTTGCCATTCACTTGGAGCTGTATTTTCACATGGATTGAAGCGACCACGTCTACTCGGTGATACTGGTTGTCATCCATGGCATTTTATTGAAGAAGCTGCGGCTAAAGAAGTAGAAAGAGATTTCTCTTCTGTTTACTCACGTTTAGTATTATGTAAAACCTTCCGATTGGACGAAGAAGGCAAAGTCCTCAGTCCGGAAGAAGTGTTATATAGA ACAATACATAGTATAAACATGTCACACGATTTAGCTAATGCTCATATGGATATCAAATTTCGTTCCTTGATCTGCTCAGGTTTAAA CGAACAACTATTACATCTATGGTTCGAAATTCTTTGTTCATCAGTTAAAGTAGTTAGTAAATGGTATCATCCTTGGTCATATCTTCGCAGTCCTGGTTGGGttcaaattaaatgtgaattaCGGTATGTGTACAGGTTAAAAACAGTTTTCATTTTTAtagaataa